A region from the uncultured Draconibacterium sp. genome encodes:
- the glpK gene encoding glycerol kinase GlpK — translation MTQLKKYIIAIDQSTSASKVMLFNKQTDLIHRVSIAHEQFYPKNGYVEHNAEEIFANVVTGLERLVAETQVKESEIAGLAITNQRETALIWDKTTGKPVYNAIVWQCQRGAPFCKELSKQGYEETVRKKTGLIIDPYFSASKLRWLMKNNESLQNKAQKGELMCGTMDSWLLYKLSGGKVHATDYSNACRTMLFNIKTLQWDDELITLFGLHKNMFPEVKFSDEIFGYTAPGMVSEMPLPIAGLLGDSHAALFGQRCFDPGMAKSTYGTGSSMMMNIGSTANDAPEGLVTSIGYACNKSVKYVFEGNIHCTGDTLNWLKNEVQLINTSEEIEPLATSVSNNNGVYLVPAFVGLGAPYWDNEARACLSGMPRNTTKAHIVRAAVESIAYQVKDLVTLMEEQGNIPLKELRVDGGPTRNSFLMQFQSDILSRKVAVSEIEEISALGSAFMAGLATGFWKDLDELKSLRKEGKSFYSKMEQPINEKLYKGWKKAVERARL, via the coding sequence ATGACTCAGTTAAAAAAATATATAATTGCAATAGACCAAAGCACTTCAGCTTCAAAGGTAATGCTGTTTAACAAACAAACCGACCTAATTCACAGGGTTAGCATTGCCCACGAGCAGTTTTACCCTAAAAACGGTTACGTTGAACACAATGCTGAAGAAATATTTGCAAACGTAGTAACCGGACTTGAACGTTTGGTGGCTGAAACACAGGTAAAGGAAAGTGAAATAGCAGGATTGGCTATTACAAACCAGCGCGAAACAGCACTAATATGGGACAAAACAACCGGCAAACCGGTTTACAATGCTATTGTTTGGCAATGCCAGCGTGGAGCGCCATTCTGTAAAGAACTTAGCAAGCAAGGCTACGAAGAAACCGTTCGCAAAAAAACCGGTTTAATAATCGATCCTTACTTTTCGGCAAGCAAGCTTCGTTGGCTAATGAAAAACAACGAAAGTTTACAAAATAAAGCGCAAAAAGGGGAGTTAATGTGCGGCACCATGGACAGCTGGTTACTTTATAAATTAAGTGGAGGAAAAGTGCATGCAACCGACTACTCGAATGCCTGCCGTACCATGCTTTTTAATATAAAAACATTGCAATGGGACGATGAACTTATTACACTTTTCGGTCTCCATAAAAATATGTTCCCTGAGGTGAAATTCAGTGATGAAATTTTTGGATACACAGCCCCCGGAATGGTTTCTGAGATGCCGCTTCCCATTGCCGGATTACTTGGCGATTCGCATGCTGCCCTGTTCGGACAACGTTGTTTTGACCCCGGGATGGCAAAATCTACCTACGGAACAGGATCATCAATGATGATGAATATTGGCAGTACCGCAAACGATGCACCAGAAGGGCTGGTTACTTCAATCGGTTATGCCTGCAATAAAAGTGTTAAATATGTTTTTGAAGGCAACATCCATTGTACAGGCGACACCTTAAACTGGTTAAAAAACGAAGTACAGTTAATAAATACATCTGAAGAGATTGAACCACTGGCAACTTCAGTTAGCAATAACAATGGAGTATACCTGGTGCCTGCTTTTGTTGGGCTTGGAGCACCGTACTGGGACAATGAAGCCCGCGCCTGCCTCTCGGGAATGCCACGAAATACAACCAAAGCGCATATTGTGAGGGCAGCTGTTGAAAGCATTGCCTACCAGGTAAAAGATTTGGTAACTCTGATGGAAGAACAGGGTAATATTCCATTGAAGGAGCTCCGCGTTGACGGTGGACCAACCCGAAATAGTTTCCTCATGCAATTTCAATCCGATATACTTTCAAGAAAAGTGGCTGTTTCCGAAATAGAAGAAATATCGGCATTGGGTTCAGCATTTATGGCCGGACTGGCAACTGGTTTTTGGAAAGATCTGGATGAGCTAAAAAGTTTAAGGAAAGAGGGTAAATCATTTTACTCAAAAATGGAGCAACCAATAAATGAAAAGCTTTACAAAGGCTGGAAGAAAGCTGTTGAACGAGCGCGCCTATAG